The Hevea brasiliensis isolate MT/VB/25A 57/8 unplaced genomic scaffold, ASM3005281v1 Scaf100, whole genome shotgun sequence genome has a segment encoding these proteins:
- the LOC110670833 gene encoding 14-3-3 protein homolog gives MAKLDKFIYVAKLFEQVERYDEMVDAMKNVAKLNVELTVEECNLLSVGYNKNFQRFILLTLRHVERLQLPALIERIASCFNSLIVYQLSLLLRDKQKVESAFM, from the coding sequence ATGGCTAAACTTGACAAGTTTATCTACGTTGCCAAGCTCTTTGAGCAGGTGGAGCGCTACGATGAGATGGTGGATGccatgaaaaatgtggctaaaCTTAATGTGGAATTGACAGTTGAAGAGTGCAATTTGCTATCAGTTGGGTACAACAAAAACTTTCAAAGGTTTATCCTCTTAACTCTAAGACATGTTGAGAGATTACAATTACCTGCTTTAATAGAGAGGATAGCATCATGCTTTAATTCATTAATTGTCTATCAATTGTCGTTGTTACTGAGAGACAAGCAGAAGGTGGAGTCTGCCTTCATGTAA